The genomic DNA CATCAGGCGATAGCTCCATCCTGCTGGTAGGAGGCGTGAACTACGACCGTTTCCGCGACGCCCTAAACCACCCCGAGCCGGATTATCTGCTACATCCTGTCGACTGGTATAAATTCAATACCTCCCTGTTACAATACAATACTTTCACAAAACACTGGACCCACTTAGGCAACTACGAAGAACTGGCACGTGCCGGTGCCGGCATCGCAAACAATGCCAACACGGTAATCATAATTGGCGGAGAGTTAAAACCGGGCATCCGCACACCGGAGGTTAATGCGTTTAAACTAACGTGCCATCCCTGATTCACACCAAAGCCAATTTACGAATATTCGCATCCCAAACCGGTTCCGAAAAAATCAGTCCGACAGCTTCGGCCGGGGTAGAGGCGACCGTCCAAAGTGCTGCATGCTGCGGGCGCATGAAATGCTCGTCGACGGCCCGGCGGAACATCTCCAAAAGAGGATCGAAGTAGCCGTTTATATTCAGGATGACAATCGGGTTGAGATACAAGCCTAACTGTTTCCAGGTAATGACTTCCAACAATTCTTCGAGAGTGCCGCATCCGCCCGGAAGAGCGATCACGGCATCCGAAAGATCAGCCATTCGTTGTTTGCGCTCATGCATACTGTCGACTTCGACCAGATCGGTAAGCCCCTTGTGACACCAATCCTGTTCTACCATAAAACGAGGGATCACACCGGTCACAGTCCCGCCGGCAGCCAGCGCAGCATCCGACACGGCACACATCAGGCCTGAATTGCCAGCCCCGTTGATCACTCTCAGGTTCCGTTCGCCCAACAGATGTCCCAACTCGGTCGCAGCCTCCCGATATGCCGAAGCGACCTGCGTGCTGGAGGCACAATACACGCAAACGGAAGTTATCTTATTTCTTTCTCTTTCCATCTTTCTTTTTGCATTATGATTTTAAAACAAAGGGGATTCAACAAGCCATCAACCGAAATCATCAGACTCAGCGCCTTCCAAAACCACTTATTTTCCCTTATTTATATCATATCCGAACAAGGCGAAATCGCCCAGGCAAGGATCATCCGGGAAGATATGCGACAGGGCCTCGGTTATCTCAAGCGCCGTTTTCAGGGTGGCGGTTCGCTGCTGTGTCAAACCAAGTTCCAGTGAAATTTGGTG from Parabacteroides merdae ATCC 43184 includes the following:
- a CDS encoding LOG family protein, whose amino-acid sequence is MERERNKITSVCVYCASSTQVASAYREAATELGHLLGERNLRVINGAGNSGLMCAVSDAALAAGGTVTGVIPRFMVEQDWCHKGLTDLVEVDSMHERKQRMADLSDAVIALPGGCGTLEELLEVITWKQLGLYLNPIVILNINGYFDPLLEMFRRAVDEHFMRPQHAALWTVASTPAEAVGLIFSEPVWDANIRKLALV